A single region of the Procambarus clarkii isolate CNS0578487 chromosome 94, FALCON_Pclarkii_2.0, whole genome shotgun sequence genome encodes:
- the LOC138360046 gene encoding paramyosin-like yields MLAVDDGASATERGVLLLINIGLSRYFDDLSRYFDDLSRYFDDLSRYFDDLSRYFDDLSRYFDDLSRYFDDLSRYFDDLSRYFDDLSRYFDDLSRYFDELSRYFDDLSRYFDDLSRYFDDLSRYFDDLSRYFDDLSRYFDDLLRYFDDLSRYFDDLSRYFDDLSRYFDDLSRYFDDLSRYFDDLSRYFDDLSRYVDDLSRYFDDLSRYFDDLSRYVDDLSRYFDDLSRYFDDLSRYFDDLSRYVDDLSRYFDDLSRYFDDLSRYFDDLSRYFDDLSRYVDDLSRPLTTCHFKRESELDQKAKDGEQELELSVIETQLDQSNSMSGPYPVFGLPAATSHSALPDTDRSHDVLTIDFHRTRQGSDGFVSPLHLICIV; encoded by the exons ATGTTGGCCGTGGATGACGGAGCGTCTGCCACTGAGCGTGGAGTGCT TTTACTGATAAACATTGGATTGTCACGTTACTTTGATGACCTGTCACGTTACTTTGATGACCTGTCACGTTACTTTGATGACCTGTCACGTTACTTTGATGACTTGTCACGTTACTTTGACGATCTGTCACGTTACTTTGATGACCTGTCACGTTACTTTGATGACCTGTCACGTTACTTTGATGACTTGTCACGTTACTTTGACGATCTGTCACGTTACTTTGATGACCTGTCACGTTACTTTGATGAGTTGTCACGTTACTTTGACGATCTGTCACGTTACTTTGATGACCTGTCACGTTACTTTGACGACCTGTCACGTTACTTTGATGACCTGTCACGTTACTTTGACGACCTGTCACGTTACTTTGATGACCTGTTACGTTACTTTGATGACCTGTCACGTTACTTTGATGACCTGTCACGTTACTTTGATGACCTGTCACGTTACTTTGATGACCTGTCACGTTACTTTGACGACCTGTCACGTTACTTTGACGACCTGTCACGTTACTTTGACGACCTGTCACGTTACGTTGATGACCTGTCACGTTACTTTGATGACCTGTCACGTTACTTTGATGACCTGTCACGTTACGTTGATGACCTGTCACGTTACTTTGACGACCTGTCACGTTACTTTGATGACCTGTCACGTTACTTTGATGACCTGTCACGTTACGTTGATGACCTGTCACGTTACTTTGATGACCTGTCACGTTACTTTGATGACCTGTCACGTTACTTTGATGACCTGTCACGTTACTTTGATGACCTGTCACGTTACGTTGATGACTTGTCACGGCCTTTGACGACCTGTCAC TTCAAAAGAGAATCGGAATTAGATCAAAAAGCAAAGGATGGGGAgcaggagctggagctcagtgTTATAgaaactcaactag ATCAATCAAACAGCATGTCAGGTCCATATCCCGTGTTCGGACTCCCGGCTGCGACTTCGCATTCTGCACTGCCTGACACTGATCGCTCTCATGATGTATTGACGATTGATTTCCATCGGACAAGACAGGGCTCTGATGGATTTGTATCTCCGCTGCATTTGATCTGCATCGTATAA